One genomic region from Phycodurus eques isolate BA_2022a chromosome 16, UOR_Pequ_1.1, whole genome shotgun sequence encodes:
- the LOC133414890 gene encoding dual specificity mitogen-activated protein kinase kinase 4-like isoform X4 yields the protein MEFKHTTMASPGPNKTSAASSNNGASAAHHQPLQHISSVSSLQDSNTCWRCQSETGFQINLSGAPPSKRKALKLNFANPPIKPTTRFTLNTGGQAFQNPHIERLRTHSIESSGKLKLSPEQLWDFTADDLKDLGEIGRGAYGSVNKMVHKPSNQIMAVKRIRSTVDEKEQKQLLMDLDVVVRSSDCPYIVQFYGALFREGDCWICMELMATSLDKFYKFVYCSLDDVIPEEILGKITLATVKALNHLKENLKIIHRDIKPSNILLDRNGNIKLCDFGISGQLVDSIAKTRDAGCRPYMAPERIDPCASRQGYDVRSDVWSLGITLYELATGRFPYPKWNSVFDQLTQVVRGDPPQLSNSDERRFSPKFISFVNVCLTKDESKRPKYKELLKDPFIQMYEERPVDVAAYVCRLLDQMPASPSSPSYMD from the exons ATGGAATTTAAGCACACAACAATGGCGAGCCCCGGTCCAAACAAGACGTCCGCGGCTAGCAGTAACAACGGCGCCTCGGCCGCCCACCACCAGCCTCTGCAGCACATCAGCAGCGTGAGCAGCCTGCAGG ACTCCAACACCTGCTGGAGGTGTCAGAGTGAAACGG GCTTTCAGATAAACCTGTCTGGAGCTCCCCCAA GTAAACGTAAAGCCCTCAAGCTGAACTTCGCCAACCCGCCTATCAAACCCACTACCAGATTCACACTGAACACGGGCGGACAAGCCTTCCAGAACCCGCACAT CGAGAGGCTGAGGACGCACAGCATCGAGTCGTCCGGGAAGCTGAAGCTGTCGCCTGAGCAGCTATGGGACTTCACAGCCGACGACCTCAAGGACTTGGGCGAGATCGGTCGCGGGGCGTACGGCTCTGTCAACAAAATGGTGCACAAGCCCAGCAACCAGATCATGGCCGTCAAG AGGATCCGCTCGACGGTGGACGAGAAGGAGCAGAAGCAGCTGCTCATGGACTTGGACGTGGTGGTGCGCAGCAGCGACTGTCCCTACATCGTGCAGTTCTATGGAGCTCTTTTCAGAGAG ggcGACTGCTGGATCTGCATGGAACTCATGGCTACCTCCTTAGACAAGTTCTACAAGTTTGTGTATTGCTCGCTAGATGACGTCATTCCTGAGGAAATCTTGGGGAAAATTACTTTAGCT ACTGTGAAAGCACTTAACCACCTAAAAGAAAACTtgaaaataatccacagag ATATCAAGCCGTCAAACATTCTCCTGGACAGAAACGGAAACATCAAACTGTGCGACTTTGGTATCAGCGGCCAGTTGGTGGACTCCATCGCCAAAACGCGCGACGCCGGATGCCGACCGTACATGGCC CCGGAGAGAATCGACCCGTGTGCGTCGCGGCAAGGTTATGACGTGCGCTCCGATGTGTGGAGTTTGGGAATTACGTTG TACGAGCTGGCGACGGGGCGCTTCCCGTACCCCAAATGGAACAGCGTGTTCGATCAGCTGACTCAGGTGGTCCGGGGAGACCCCCCGCAACTCAGCAACTCTGACGAGAGACGCTTCTCACCAAAATTCATCTCCTTCGTCAATGTGTG CCTTACCAAGGATGAGTCCAAAAGGCCAAAATACAAAGAGCTGCTG AAAGATCCGTTCATTCAAATGTACGAGGAGCGTCCGGTGGACGTGGCCGCTTACGTGTGCCGGCTTCTGGATCAGATGCCGGCTTCTCCCAGCTCGCCTTCGTACATGGACTGA
- the LOC133414890 gene encoding dual specificity mitogen-activated protein kinase kinase 4-like isoform X1 — MSLGQLIAASFLAYSLADVPPPHPPTTSRGLHGAAEWALLIAGRAGEASPDSQPAPLMEFKHTTMASPGPNKTSAASSNNGASAAHHQPLQHISSVSSLQDSNTCWRCQSETGFQINLSGAPPSKRKALKLNFANPPIKPTTRFTLNTGGQAFQNPHIERLRTHSIESSGKLKLSPEQLWDFTADDLKDLGEIGRGAYGSVNKMVHKPSNQIMAVKRIRSTVDEKEQKQLLMDLDVVVRSSDCPYIVQFYGALFREGDCWICMELMATSLDKFYKFVYCSLDDVIPEEILGKITLATVKALNHLKENLKIIHRDIKPSNILLDRNGNIKLCDFGISGQLVDSIAKTRDAGCRPYMAPERIDPCASRQGYDVRSDVWSLGITLYELATGRFPYPKWNSVFDQLTQVVRGDPPQLSNSDERRFSPKFISFVNVCLTKDESKRPKYKELLKDPFIQMYEERPVDVAAYVCRLLDQMPASPSSPSYMD, encoded by the exons ATGTCACTTGGTCAGCTGATCGCTGCTAGCTTCCTCGCGTATAGCCTCGCTGATGTT CCGCCTCCTCACCCACCAACAACCTCCCGGGGCCTGCATGGTGCTGCTGAGTGGGCATTATTGATCGCGGGCCGAGCAGGAGAAGCGTCTCCCGACAGCCAGCCGGCGCCGCTGATGGAATTTAAGCACACAACAATGGCGAGCCCCGGTCCAAACAAGACGTCCGCGGCTAGCAGTAACAACGGCGCCTCGGCCGCCCACCACCAGCCTCTGCAGCACATCAGCAGCGTGAGCAGCCTGCAGG ACTCCAACACCTGCTGGAGGTGTCAGAGTGAAACGG GCTTTCAGATAAACCTGTCTGGAGCTCCCCCAA GTAAACGTAAAGCCCTCAAGCTGAACTTCGCCAACCCGCCTATCAAACCCACTACCAGATTCACACTGAACACGGGCGGACAAGCCTTCCAGAACCCGCACAT CGAGAGGCTGAGGACGCACAGCATCGAGTCGTCCGGGAAGCTGAAGCTGTCGCCTGAGCAGCTATGGGACTTCACAGCCGACGACCTCAAGGACTTGGGCGAGATCGGTCGCGGGGCGTACGGCTCTGTCAACAAAATGGTGCACAAGCCCAGCAACCAGATCATGGCCGTCAAG AGGATCCGCTCGACGGTGGACGAGAAGGAGCAGAAGCAGCTGCTCATGGACTTGGACGTGGTGGTGCGCAGCAGCGACTGTCCCTACATCGTGCAGTTCTATGGAGCTCTTTTCAGAGAG ggcGACTGCTGGATCTGCATGGAACTCATGGCTACCTCCTTAGACAAGTTCTACAAGTTTGTGTATTGCTCGCTAGATGACGTCATTCCTGAGGAAATCTTGGGGAAAATTACTTTAGCT ACTGTGAAAGCACTTAACCACCTAAAAGAAAACTtgaaaataatccacagag ATATCAAGCCGTCAAACATTCTCCTGGACAGAAACGGAAACATCAAACTGTGCGACTTTGGTATCAGCGGCCAGTTGGTGGACTCCATCGCCAAAACGCGCGACGCCGGATGCCGACCGTACATGGCC CCGGAGAGAATCGACCCGTGTGCGTCGCGGCAAGGTTATGACGTGCGCTCCGATGTGTGGAGTTTGGGAATTACGTTG TACGAGCTGGCGACGGGGCGCTTCCCGTACCCCAAATGGAACAGCGTGTTCGATCAGCTGACTCAGGTGGTCCGGGGAGACCCCCCGCAACTCAGCAACTCTGACGAGAGACGCTTCTCACCAAAATTCATCTCCTTCGTCAATGTGTG CCTTACCAAGGATGAGTCCAAAAGGCCAAAATACAAAGAGCTGCTG AAAGATCCGTTCATTCAAATGTACGAGGAGCGTCCGGTGGACGTGGCCGCTTACGTGTGCCGGCTTCTGGATCAGATGCCGGCTTCTCCCAGCTCGCCTTCGTACATGGACTGA
- the tmem220 gene encoding transmembrane protein 220: MKQTNMDCNEKANYRQIPTRDSAETLEKGFLDVPGGRPEASVALQVSAYTATTAMLVVWRACNGMMSLFFGLATYVQINDPDAALWMFGYGVPAILCALIGFKPHVTETLPWRRVADFHMMLCTGMLLIIGWKLYGQNMTGVFQEEEAREFGGVVLTILWLLLCRHSGRSAVGKLRVSAAILVTLFPFVCWFYFHVHEELRANWPSHCKTAL; the protein is encoded by the exons ATGAAACAAACGAATATGGACTGCAATGAAAAGGCAAATTACAGACAGATCCCAACGAGGGACTCGGCGGAGACGCTTGAAAAGGGCTTTCTGGACGTCCCGGGTGGGCGGCCAGAGGCGAGCGTGGCACTCCAAGTCAGCGCGTACACGGCGACCACTGCGATGCTTGTTGTTTGGCGAGCGTGCAATGGGATGATGTCTTTATTCTTTGGCTTGGCGACATACGTTCAG ATCAACGACCCGGACGCAGCCTTGTGGatg TTCGGTTATGGCGTTCCTGCAATCCTCTGTGCGCTCATTGGCTTCAAACCTCATGTGACAG AGACGTTGCCATGGAGACGTGTGGCCGACTTTCACATGATGCTGTGTACTGGGATGCTCCTGATCATCGGATGGAAGCTATACGGACAAAACATGACAGGCGTCTTCCAAGAAGAGGAGGCCCG AGAGTTTGGTGGCGTGGTGTTGACAATTTTGTGGCTTCTCCTGTGTCGTCACTCCGGAAG GTCGGCGGTGGGCAAACTCAGAGTGTCAGCTGCCATCCTCGTCACCCTCTTTCCGTTTGTCTGCTGGTTTTACTTCCACGTCCATGAGGAGCTGCGCGCCAACTGGCCATCGCACTGCAAAACTGCACTTTAA
- the LOC133414890 gene encoding dual specificity mitogen-activated protein kinase kinase 4-like isoform X3 has product MSLGQLIAASFLAYSLADVPPPHPPTTSRGLHGAAEWALLIAGRAGEASPDSQPAPLMEFKHTTMASPGPNKTSAASSNNGASAAHHQPLQHISSVSSLQDSNTCWRCQSETALKLNFANPPIKPTTRFTLNTGGQAFQNPHIERLRTHSIESSGKLKLSPEQLWDFTADDLKDLGEIGRGAYGSVNKMVHKPSNQIMAVKRIRSTVDEKEQKQLLMDLDVVVRSSDCPYIVQFYGALFREGDCWICMELMATSLDKFYKFVYCSLDDVIPEEILGKITLATVKALNHLKENLKIIHRDIKPSNILLDRNGNIKLCDFGISGQLVDSIAKTRDAGCRPYMAPERIDPCASRQGYDVRSDVWSLGITLYELATGRFPYPKWNSVFDQLTQVVRGDPPQLSNSDERRFSPKFISFVNVCLTKDESKRPKYKELLKDPFIQMYEERPVDVAAYVCRLLDQMPASPSSPSYMD; this is encoded by the exons ATGTCACTTGGTCAGCTGATCGCTGCTAGCTTCCTCGCGTATAGCCTCGCTGATGTT CCGCCTCCTCACCCACCAACAACCTCCCGGGGCCTGCATGGTGCTGCTGAGTGGGCATTATTGATCGCGGGCCGAGCAGGAGAAGCGTCTCCCGACAGCCAGCCGGCGCCGCTGATGGAATTTAAGCACACAACAATGGCGAGCCCCGGTCCAAACAAGACGTCCGCGGCTAGCAGTAACAACGGCGCCTCGGCCGCCCACCACCAGCCTCTGCAGCACATCAGCAGCGTGAGCAGCCTGCAGG ACTCCAACACCTGCTGGAGGTGTCAGAGTGAAACGG CCCTCAAGCTGAACTTCGCCAACCCGCCTATCAAACCCACTACCAGATTCACACTGAACACGGGCGGACAAGCCTTCCAGAACCCGCACAT CGAGAGGCTGAGGACGCACAGCATCGAGTCGTCCGGGAAGCTGAAGCTGTCGCCTGAGCAGCTATGGGACTTCACAGCCGACGACCTCAAGGACTTGGGCGAGATCGGTCGCGGGGCGTACGGCTCTGTCAACAAAATGGTGCACAAGCCCAGCAACCAGATCATGGCCGTCAAG AGGATCCGCTCGACGGTGGACGAGAAGGAGCAGAAGCAGCTGCTCATGGACTTGGACGTGGTGGTGCGCAGCAGCGACTGTCCCTACATCGTGCAGTTCTATGGAGCTCTTTTCAGAGAG ggcGACTGCTGGATCTGCATGGAACTCATGGCTACCTCCTTAGACAAGTTCTACAAGTTTGTGTATTGCTCGCTAGATGACGTCATTCCTGAGGAAATCTTGGGGAAAATTACTTTAGCT ACTGTGAAAGCACTTAACCACCTAAAAGAAAACTtgaaaataatccacagag ATATCAAGCCGTCAAACATTCTCCTGGACAGAAACGGAAACATCAAACTGTGCGACTTTGGTATCAGCGGCCAGTTGGTGGACTCCATCGCCAAAACGCGCGACGCCGGATGCCGACCGTACATGGCC CCGGAGAGAATCGACCCGTGTGCGTCGCGGCAAGGTTATGACGTGCGCTCCGATGTGTGGAGTTTGGGAATTACGTTG TACGAGCTGGCGACGGGGCGCTTCCCGTACCCCAAATGGAACAGCGTGTTCGATCAGCTGACTCAGGTGGTCCGGGGAGACCCCCCGCAACTCAGCAACTCTGACGAGAGACGCTTCTCACCAAAATTCATCTCCTTCGTCAATGTGTG CCTTACCAAGGATGAGTCCAAAAGGCCAAAATACAAAGAGCTGCTG AAAGATCCGTTCATTCAAATGTACGAGGAGCGTCCGGTGGACGTGGCCGCTTACGTGTGCCGGCTTCTGGATCAGATGCCGGCTTCTCCCAGCTCGCCTTCGTACATGGACTGA
- the LOC133414890 gene encoding dual specificity mitogen-activated protein kinase kinase 4-like isoform X2: MSLGQLIAASFLAYSLADVPPPHPPTTSRGLHGAAEWALLIAGRAGEASPDSQPAPLMEFKHTTMASPGPNKTSAASSNNGASAAHHQPLQHISSVSSLQDSNTCWRCQSETGKRKALKLNFANPPIKPTTRFTLNTGGQAFQNPHIERLRTHSIESSGKLKLSPEQLWDFTADDLKDLGEIGRGAYGSVNKMVHKPSNQIMAVKRIRSTVDEKEQKQLLMDLDVVVRSSDCPYIVQFYGALFREGDCWICMELMATSLDKFYKFVYCSLDDVIPEEILGKITLATVKALNHLKENLKIIHRDIKPSNILLDRNGNIKLCDFGISGQLVDSIAKTRDAGCRPYMAPERIDPCASRQGYDVRSDVWSLGITLYELATGRFPYPKWNSVFDQLTQVVRGDPPQLSNSDERRFSPKFISFVNVCLTKDESKRPKYKELLKDPFIQMYEERPVDVAAYVCRLLDQMPASPSSPSYMD, from the exons ATGTCACTTGGTCAGCTGATCGCTGCTAGCTTCCTCGCGTATAGCCTCGCTGATGTT CCGCCTCCTCACCCACCAACAACCTCCCGGGGCCTGCATGGTGCTGCTGAGTGGGCATTATTGATCGCGGGCCGAGCAGGAGAAGCGTCTCCCGACAGCCAGCCGGCGCCGCTGATGGAATTTAAGCACACAACAATGGCGAGCCCCGGTCCAAACAAGACGTCCGCGGCTAGCAGTAACAACGGCGCCTCGGCCGCCCACCACCAGCCTCTGCAGCACATCAGCAGCGTGAGCAGCCTGCAGG ACTCCAACACCTGCTGGAGGTGTCAGAGTGAAACGG GTAAACGTAAAGCCCTCAAGCTGAACTTCGCCAACCCGCCTATCAAACCCACTACCAGATTCACACTGAACACGGGCGGACAAGCCTTCCAGAACCCGCACAT CGAGAGGCTGAGGACGCACAGCATCGAGTCGTCCGGGAAGCTGAAGCTGTCGCCTGAGCAGCTATGGGACTTCACAGCCGACGACCTCAAGGACTTGGGCGAGATCGGTCGCGGGGCGTACGGCTCTGTCAACAAAATGGTGCACAAGCCCAGCAACCAGATCATGGCCGTCAAG AGGATCCGCTCGACGGTGGACGAGAAGGAGCAGAAGCAGCTGCTCATGGACTTGGACGTGGTGGTGCGCAGCAGCGACTGTCCCTACATCGTGCAGTTCTATGGAGCTCTTTTCAGAGAG ggcGACTGCTGGATCTGCATGGAACTCATGGCTACCTCCTTAGACAAGTTCTACAAGTTTGTGTATTGCTCGCTAGATGACGTCATTCCTGAGGAAATCTTGGGGAAAATTACTTTAGCT ACTGTGAAAGCACTTAACCACCTAAAAGAAAACTtgaaaataatccacagag ATATCAAGCCGTCAAACATTCTCCTGGACAGAAACGGAAACATCAAACTGTGCGACTTTGGTATCAGCGGCCAGTTGGTGGACTCCATCGCCAAAACGCGCGACGCCGGATGCCGACCGTACATGGCC CCGGAGAGAATCGACCCGTGTGCGTCGCGGCAAGGTTATGACGTGCGCTCCGATGTGTGGAGTTTGGGAATTACGTTG TACGAGCTGGCGACGGGGCGCTTCCCGTACCCCAAATGGAACAGCGTGTTCGATCAGCTGACTCAGGTGGTCCGGGGAGACCCCCCGCAACTCAGCAACTCTGACGAGAGACGCTTCTCACCAAAATTCATCTCCTTCGTCAATGTGTG CCTTACCAAGGATGAGTCCAAAAGGCCAAAATACAAAGAGCTGCTG AAAGATCCGTTCATTCAAATGTACGAGGAGCGTCCGGTGGACGTGGCCGCTTACGTGTGCCGGCTTCTGGATCAGATGCCGGCTTCTCCCAGCTCGCCTTCGTACATGGACTGA